A stretch of DNA from Polyodon spathula isolate WHYD16114869_AA chromosome 20, ASM1765450v1, whole genome shotgun sequence:
TTCTCTTCTAGCTTGCAAATGACCACGCCggccagagagcagagagacaTGGCAGGTAGGACAACTAGCTGGTAGCTGTAAAACAACACAAAGGCAAGCTGGCGCCCTGTGGCTCTGCCCACCTTCACCTGGTACACAGTGAAAATGAAGATACCAGATAACAGGGCCATCACCCCCAGGAAGGGCCCCAAGATTATCTTGGAAGCCCCTAGTTGAAGCCTCCCActcggggtgggggggtggggctcGACACGCCTGCCTACGTTCTTCCACATTACGTAGAGCATGCAGCCAGCGGTCAGGGAGTACTCCATGTTGAAGGGGAACAACACCTTATAGCCATTCTTAAAGCTAGCACACACAGGATCCGGACCGCACTGACAGCGGGAGATGTTACTCTGTCCTGAAATGAAACAGATTGTGTTTTCATATCGGTTATACTGCACTTTGTGCTTTGTATGAAAAGAACCAGGACTACTTCTACATAGTGCATTTATCAGTATGTGTTACAGTAGGCATTTACTGCATACCAGAGCATTGCGAAAAAACACAGTGAAGTTATGATTAAGCACAGgacaataacaataattcaaCACATGGTATAACAAAAAAGCAGAATTCCCATGGTAAACCGCTGTCAAGGACAACATACCGACATAAGTGTCATGCAGGACTCCCTCCTCCTTCTTTACCTCCATCTCTAAGTGGACAGTTTCATCAGTCACTGCTGCGAACCAGAGCAGCAGATCTGTAGTGAGAGTCAGCACCAAGCCTGACCTGCACCACCAACCCCAGAAAGAAACAGACACTTCAATCAGCATCCCTAGCTGGCTATCTATGGCTGTATATTTGTAACCAGACATCTGGAAGATGGACGACAACACCTTCTATAGCAATGCTTTACACACTTTAAGGGCGTCATTGGAATTATGGAACCACAGTATTGTCGTTTTCATTTTTTGGCATACCAATGGCATCACGGTTGTATTAACACACAATCCATTGCAGTATTGTATGAATACCAGACAGTCCCAAGCcctatacagtatttgttgtaaAGCCATTGTTGCTATTGTTGTAATGATAACTACATGCATAACTTTTCTGTAAAGACATGATATAAAGGGTACCTGGTGAAATTCTTCTGATCCTGGGAGCAGTCCTTGGAATGGACCCATAATAAGTGCGTCTGGAACGAACAAGTATGTGCATTTCATAAAGCTCAATTGCTGTATCACGTACAGCACAGCTCTGGGATCGTCTAAGCCTGCTAATGTATGAAGTTGTGTGAGATTAAAGCAGATGATAGGCATTGGTATTCCGTATTTCCTTATTCAATTACAAGGTTTTCTCTCCTAATTTGTCTTTTTCATGGACATGTGTATCTTTGTGTCTTTTGGTTATTATTCCTAATGTTTAAAGATTTCCCCCGGCCCAGCCTATTTCCCCCAGCCCAGCCTGTACCTGTACAATGACGAAGAGAGCTTCAATGAAGGGGTAGAGAGCTTTTATCACAGGTGTGCATTCCCATTTGGAGACGTGGTAGCCCATCTTGAACACATGGAGCAGCAGACTGCAGGCAGCGAACAGCAGCAGGGCTCCTGTGAGTGGAACAATGCAGAATCAAACACTAAAACCTGAAGTAGTCTTTATGAAATGTATATCACATTTGCCAGGTTTCAATACCATTGAACTCGGTAAGATCACACAAGTCATATAATCGTGATTATTAAAATCTGGACAGAATTGGATCAGAAATAATTAGACAGTGATCTTAGTTCAAATACTCGCTATGCCGGCAATGCTATACTACCTGTACCAACGGACTAGCTGGAtccacagagagacagacagacagagacagaacCGGCTTCCTCAGTACAATACCTTTCATCAACACGGTGCCTGCGTGGTGGTCTGTGTGTGGCTCTATCCCCGGCTGCCACCTAGCCCTGATCAGATACCAGATCATCCAGAGCAGGCTGAGTCCCATCAGCAGAGCAATGAAGAACAGTGGCTGCTCGTACCTCAATCCACTGGGGTTAAACACTCTACCAATCACCAGAGCGGCACCCAAGAACAACAGATTCAGAGCAAAGAGACCAGAGAGCAGCCGCCCTCTGCTGAGGGCCCAGCCTGACCCCTTGCTGGGGTGAGGAGACCCCTGCTTCTGTTTTGAGCCTTCCTTCTTCACACTGGGGATATCTAACTCCCCAGCCTCCTTGTGCTCACCagccatctctctctctttctagaggaggagaagagaggcagagagagagtagagagagagagagaactcttCAGATCTTCAGGCAGTAAAATGAGAACGCCTGTTTCCATCAATTTATATGTCACACACATACGCAAGGTCTGACATGGCTGTCGACAGCTTTGAAAGGTGTTTCTGGGAGGCTCCAGCATGTTCAGAGCAATGGTTTTTGTTAGCATTACCACAGCGTCCCCATAGTGCAGTAAGAATACCCTCTCTTTCTGGCTCTATTGTATGTATGACCTTCATAGTGGTACAACAAGCgacaagaacagcaacaaaaaaaaataaacgaggGCAAGTTAAAACAGCAGCCCAATAAAGCAtttctttccatccctgttgttTTAGAATATGAGCAATATAAGCACtgtgttttatatgtatacaTACTGTACCATGTGAGTACAGACATacataaatatgattttataatgCAGTTCACAGAAAAACTGCAGTGTTACCGGTGCTAAATATTGTGTGGGGAATGACCCATTTGTTGGTTTTAATGCTGAGGACTGGGGTAGTACTACGCTTTTTATGTGTATTTGTAGAGTTTAATAGCTGGATTTATATTACCAAGGTTTCACTTCAATTTAATGATTTTATGTTGCtataatttgaattatttaaagtctgtttcgaTGGGGTTGACACACTTGAAAACCACAACCTGATCAATCAAACCACAACTAAAAATCCTTTCCAGgccatttgctgtttgtttaaaaaatgaataaatatataaaagagaaACCTACAATGAAAAGTATTCGAGCACTTTAAACAAATAAGTTCTGAAATGGCATTCAGCTGAGACTGCTCAGTTGATTGTGTAGTGGACAAAAGAGTTACAAAATGCTTttataacagagaaaaaaaaaatcatatgtgtGAAAAGGGCACCATATATAATTTGCTTAATACAGAGTGtgagaaaataaagatgctgaacatACACAGTGCATAATTAAAGTATTATGAGTTTCTTTCTGAACTGACGTATTTGACAAATAATAATCAGTCAATAATGTAGGCGCAAAATCCTGTTTATCCAGGATCATGATCAAGAGATTTATTGGAATGATTAAATCTAATGaaagaaagtaaaacaaactTGCAGTTAAGGCACACAAGGCACAGACAGGAGTCTTTCCCACCTCAAAACAAACCTCAACTCGGACTCGCTCAATCCTCAAGCTTTGCCACACGAAACTAAGGTTGACAGAAATAGGTTGAAAACAAATAGAATTTGTGTTTCGATATTTAGAGGCATGGGTGTGTAATGAATTGCCACCTCAACCTTTTAATTGCATGGAAAGGGCATGTCCCGGACGCGAACTGCAAATCTTACGGTTCATGGACAAAACTTgaagtatgtgtcttatgctgaCTTCAATGTTATTAACTCCTCAGCCACTTGGAAGAAAATAATCAGATGTGTGTTCcatttttatgaaactggaaCCACAGAGTACAACAGACAACacttttttctatttgtttataaGTTTATTAAAGCACAGTAGACagtaaatccattttaaaatcattctgaataaatgattaaacataaaacaaacaacaacaaaatatataattaaattacttTGCAAACTTGTATATATGTCTTTATAATCTACGTAGAAATTGTTAAAAATGAGTAGGTGTATATGAAATTTATGCATGGAGTGCTATTGCTTGTATGGGAACATATTCCGCTTTATACCTGTTGGCCATTTAGTTTATTCTAGAAGCCAAACATGTACACTCTTGTTAAATATTAGCACTGAGATGAGGACACAAAGCcatttttcaggaacagtggcttgaaacctgttTCCAGGAGACCAAGAGACCTAGTTTGAGCCAacgttgctgtatcaaacccaaaGTCTGCCCTGATCTGCCATGCACTGACCTGAAACCTAgtttcctgaaaccaagttccaagccacaaagtggcttagTGTTTCATCTGATTTAGATATGTGACTTGTTTTTGTATAAAGAAAGGTAAAGAATATAGGAGTTGGGGCCATAAAGAAACCCATCATAATGTGTCAGACATGTGACTAAATAAAGGCAATGGTCCAGTAATGGATATGAACTATCGATCTTCAAATTGCAGTACtgaaacataaaatgattttttttttttgtttataattagattttaaaatttaaatgttgtatttgtatgCACTATACAGAAAGGAACATCCCCAATTTTAAGAGTTCCTCAGCTGGACAATATAAGCCCCAGTCAAGTTTTCTGCAAACTTCACTTGAAAGGCTCCGGGAAAGAGGGCATTAGGATGTCAAGTAGACCTCGAAGAGACTGGCAACCGAGTGCATCCGGTAGAAAATCCCAAAAGGAAGCCCGATGTTGACAATGGCAACCCATATGGAGAATCCATAGAACAACTCTTCCAAACCATTGTCAAACTGCGGGCGGGCACCGAACGCTGGTATTATCCAGAACTAAAcaggagaaggaaaaaaaaaaataacagatgatGTTAACTAAAAGGGTTCTTATCTGAAAATACTCACAAGAAACCCAGACTAACTGTGTCGGTATTTttgcagcacccccccccccccccccccccctttcccacTGGGGTTATAGTGTGCATTTATCGTTGTTTACCATATTTTGttatatactttaccatacttccctgtgctttacaatgcttacctatgctttaccatgctttattacactttgctgggAAACTGCAAGATTCAAGCTGTTTAGAAAGAAAGATTCCACTTACTATCACATTGCAGAGGAGCAGAAACACAGACATCTCCTTAATGGCCTGCCTCTTCCAGGACATGCGGCTGGATGATGAGTGGGTGGTGCTGCTGTTGATTGAGAGCTCCAGGCTGTTCTCAGCTGGTGAGGGCTCATCATGATCATTCTTGTGGGAAGGCAAGTTGCTGCGGGAGGTGCCTTCGTTGATGAAGACCATGCTCACCACAGGAGGCTCTGCATGGTAAGGTTGTTTGTGGAGCCCTTCAATAATGAAAATGTTCTGGAGACAGAGCTGGAGGATAATGAGGAGGGAGCAGGTCAGGTTGAGTATGTTGATGGTCCGGGTGGTTTTTTCGGCCACTATGGCTACGATAGAGAAGTAGGAGATGAGGAATTGCCCCAATGCGGCCCCCAAAAGCAGGGCAACATCCAGGCTTCGTGTTGGGTTCTTCGTGGATACCACTGTTCTCTTGTCAAACCTGTAGATGATTGAGCCAGCTAAGGAGGCCAGGGACATTAAGATGAGGCCAATGATGCTGAAGATGTAATACATGATCAAGACCCGCTCCTTTGATGTATCCCTTGTGACTTCCACCTCATAGACAATGAAGACTCCTAGTCCAGCTATCACCACCAGTAACCCCACAGTCGCTCCAAACACAATTCCCTTGGCACGGAAGCTGATTTTGTGATGGCTACAGTCGTCAATCTGCCTGCCGATGTTCTTCCACATGACGTAGGTCATGGCTGAGGCGAAGAGGCTGTACTCGATGTTAAAGGGGTACAGGTAGtaaaagccatttttaaaaatctcaCAGGCACTGTGGGTGCACTTGCATCCCGATCCACCAGCTAGAATGATAACAGGGAATTAATTTAACTCAGAAAAGGATATTTTCAGAGCCATGGGTCTGACTATCATACTTCACAACATCGTTTAAAGTGTATACAGTGATAGCCTGGCTTCAGCACCACATATACCACCTCTTACACATTTAGAGACAGTTTGACTGATCCAGACTACATTTCATATGTCTATTGCAGGCAACTGAATAGAATATGTAACTGCAGCAGAAAAGCAGCTACTGaactcatattaaaaaaaaaagcttaatgcaGGTAATGTTTGAGTACTGCAATTGCAATAGAAACTCAAAATGATAGCAAACATCACAAACGCATAAAAAATGaagaatttgaagctacttacacTTCACTGTCATATCCGTGCCAATTGATCAAAAGATAAAGCATCAAGGTACCTTTAAAGAACATGGATCCGTCTCGGAGATGGCTGAAACTCTCATTGTGCTTGGAGGCTTCTTCCCCAGTCTGATGGAGAGACTCGTCAGTGACTGCTGACATCCACAGCATGAGGTTGGTGGCCAGGGTGAGCATAAGCCCACATCTGTAAGGGAACACTCAGGAGTCAGGAGACAAGGGTCGCGATTCCAAAACTCAGGGTGGAAGCACACATAAAGGCAGCCTACAGTCCATGGCTGTGGCAATCCAAACATTGTATTCAGTTAGGGAATTCTTGAAAGCTTGAAGAGTAAAGTCATTTGAATTGATTCTTCAtcaattgtttatttctgttacaAGCGATAAGTCTGAGCTGTTCTTGATTCTGTTaatccaatattgagttatcatCATTGTTTTCTAGATGTGTCTTTATCTGATTCTGAGTTTGTCTGGAAAATCCTAACTGCCTGGCATTGAAAAGACTTCCTCATTCAATTCAAGTCATGTAAGTCATGTGACAGTGGGACCTTTTCAACTCTTCTGGTCCAAACTAACTGAAAGGTCCCATTGCCACATGTCTTAAATAAACTGAGGAAGCCAGTTCAGATTAGAGCCAGGTAAAtacagatgaagagaaaaaataagaTCATTCAACATATAGCAACCGAACTCTAAACCACTTAGACTGACTGCAttcatcataaaaaaagaaatgtaaacaacCAACTCAAATGAAACTTTAACCAATATTGTGAGCTAGTGGCTGCCATATTGATGCACCAGATAGATTTGGTGCCATAAGAAGTTGTGGTTACCCTGTGATGTTGCTCTGTTTTTGAACGCAGTCCTTGGAGTGCACCCACAGAAAATACGTCTAAAATatggaagaagaaaacaaaatacagtaaatcgCATTGCAGCAGTCTGTAGCCCAACTGTCCCCAATCATTTAGAATCATGACACACTCGTGCCTGCTTCAAAGAGACTTTGAAATCAGACACATCTGTTTGCTACTTCAGTACTGAGAGATCAATAGCTGGCTTCAGATTATCATTACCTGAACTACCACAAAGACCAGCTGCACCAGAGGGAAGGTAACTTTCACCGGAGATTCACAATTGAGCTGTCCGGTGGAGTGGCCAATTTTGAAGACGTCCATAATCAAACTGGCCACTCCAAAGAGCACCAGACCGCCTGGAGTACAAAAGGAAGGAGAAGTCAGTTCTAATCTGCACACTACAATACAACACTGTCTATGTCAAGAAAACTTGCTGGAAATAAAAAGTTTAGCGCTTTTAAATGATACCCGCCaatataggatttttttttcgtCTGGCTGCCCTGAATCCCACATTGCAGTGGTTATGTGAAAACTTACTATATCCAGTCTCATTAGTCACCAGGTTAGCAGGGCTACTTTTGTCACATCCGGTATGGAAGGAGATAGGGGAGGAGAGATTTTAGAAATGGGTTGTGTTTGCAAATATGCAGGGATGTCAGTATAAATAGTGATAGTTCTGAACTTCATACTTAAAGTCAAGCACTTAACCTGGGCCATAGAAAATGATGTCGATGTATGTTCACCCTAATGTATTTGTATGGCACCCTATCCTATATTCAATATAGTGTAAAGTACAGCAGAGGatatagcatttatttttttagtgctgGGGCCCTACAATACCTCTCAGCCAGATGGGCCCAGCATGGCTGTCCTTGTAGAGCACAGCCTGTGGCCGGCTGGTGGTGTGCACCATATAGAAGATCATCCAGGCTGTGGTGAGGATGAGGAGGATGGTCAGGTAGATGTGCATTTCCTCATCGGAGAGGACCTTCACCTTGCTGAAGGCTGCCCCGCAGACCAGCGCACTGCCTAGGAGGAGGATGTTCACAGCCAGGATCCCTGAGAGTAGTCGAATGCTGTTCCTGCTCTTCTGGAGCGGAGAGGAGGGGGGGTTAGGAGACGGAGGCTGGGAATAGTAACCGAGGGTCTGCATAGGAAGCTCCTGCCCGGCTGGCTCAGAGCTCACCCCACTGGGGCTGGCAGCAGCGATCTTGGACTGGTTACCTTCCATCATCTAGCAGAGATCTGGGTGGGGattaaaaaacacagcactaCATTATTGAAGGGTTTTGTGAATGGGGTTGTGTATGAGTAAAAGGGCGCGAACCGAGTTAACCACAATGCCAAAAAGCTGGGCTCGTCTGcgttcatggttttagagctcttaatctcatctcaccaacaggggacagaacCTGCAAAGGCAGTGTATCTCACGACACTGCCCTGTTACATGTGCAAATTAGGCTAGACTCTCCCTTAAAAAGAAAGGTTAAGAAGACATTTTCTTGATCCTCTGTTTCATGCATTTTCATTACATCAGCTTTCtttatatcaaaataaatatctgtttaaaCTATTAATTTTTGCATGATCTATGCATAGAGGGTAAAAATATACACCAGAATCTACTGCATGTTATACATGACTAACAAAAAGAAGTACATTCCAGACATATATTTTGGATACACAGTATTACAAAACTATTAAGGGAGTTTCCTTAACAATTGGTAGcagataaaaaaatatgaaacagtctGAATTCCCTTGAAGCGAAAATGTAAGTAAGTTGCCAACCCTCCATGCCATTTGCCTACTTACTCCGACAGATGCTGGAAACCCTTTCAGAACATGTAGCAAACACCCcttgaaaatgaagaaaaatgtttCTAACTTTTTACAGAGTACAAATGCACCTTCAGTGGTCTAGAAAATCCTGTGAAAGTATCTGGAAATTAACTGAACCATTTTTTACTTACATCTGAGGCTGTCTTCAACAGTTATTCTGTAAATTGTTGTCTCTAGTTTGATATTCCCACTGGCAGCAGAGGTACTGTACTCAAGTTCTACAGCTCCTTACCTGGGTAGTTCCCTGAACCGAGTTTTTTAAGGGTTATGCAAATACATATCTTTTATTTCAATCTGTTATCATACGTTTTCCCTTTCAAAGCAATCAAGGAAGTAAGCTGAAATAatatttaccttttatttttttttttaacttctcccAAACATTTTATCCTTTGACTAACTGTACAATCAGAACCTTTTGTAAACTAGAATAGTTTACCTAAACTGTGTCTGGAAGATATTTACCTTTACACAAAGGTGGTGATGATGCTTTTTCACTATAATGCTATCACAAGTCTACCAAGTTTCttaaacaaatagtttttaataatcaaaacatCTGAAACATTCAATCTTAAAGCCACTATTGACATGCAGCTTACAAGTTGCTGCTTAGAATAATCAAATCTTGACATTGACACAATGTGACTTCAGATACTCAATCAGCCATTAACTTAACCGAATGCACTGTTGCCTGTTAccagtatatatatgtatatagatatatatagatagatagatacaaatATAGTAACTTGAGATATTTTCCTATTACTGAGAAATCCCTGTGTGTATGAAATTATGCACttgactaataataaaaaaaatacaaaaagttagAACTTAAGAAAAGCATGCTGAATTTCCCCAAACTTGCTAATTCACTTTGACAAAATTGAAGAACAAAGAAGctgtacattttctatatataaagaGACTGCTAGAGCTAAATCAGCCATGAAAAAGCAGTGCAGGTTTGCTTACCTGTTGTAGTTTATGTGAGAGTTTCTCTTTTTCTGAAACCACGCCGTGTGTCACTGAATTTATACCCATCGCCTGTGCTTCTGATTTACCACCCCTTGCAGGGGGATAATCGCTGGATTTACTGAACAGGAGACAATTTAAACAGAACATCATAAATGTAGTGCCCTGTATGAGATAAAGggcatgttttcaaaatgttcactctaGTCTTACATGCATACTCTTATTTTTCAAACTGATCGTTTAACAAAACCATAGTAATGTGATTCAAATGACGGCATATTCCAAGCATTACACCTGTctttgattaacttaattaatttaattacaattGTATGAAAGGAGAAACACTCACTGTAAGCATTGCTTTAAGGACTGACTCAATGGGCTTAGTGTTACAAAAAAAGGACTAAATAGGATTAAATACTTTGGAGTTTGTAGGAGCCATACCTccctgtactttacaatgcttagctatgctttcACGATGCTTTATTatgtttactgtgcttttactatgggaaacttttataagcgtTCAGCtctttagaaagaaagaaagaaagaaagaaagaaagaaagaaagaaagaaagaaagaaagaaaacgaaGTCAAAggctattttattaaacacatttatagcAGCATTGTTATTAATCAACAAAGTCACATGATGTGCTTATAAATGTGCCATTGAAACTAGATGATCAATCATAGCATAAACAGCTTCCGGACCACAGACAGCTATTTTTATCCAGGTCTGTGAAACAAACCCCACTGAAGACAGAAagagatattatattatttatggaCTGTCATAAACAAACCTCTTTGATCAGCTATCACAACAGGCACAGTTTAAACTTCTATAGCAATTCTATTCTATTGCACAGCGAGTTATTTAAGCAACAGATCTAAAAACTGACATCATTAAAATCCCTAAACTAGGACCCTCTCTGgcgtttaaaatacagtacaatacattgaTTCACGTGAACTCCTCCGTGTTTCATTTTCACATCtgttttaatgattaaacaatCGTGATATTGAGATTCACCGCTGTTGAATACTGTATAGCATCGGTGtctcagaattattattattattattattattattattattattattattattattatattagcagCAGTAGTTAAGCCGCAGTAGTATAAGTATAATCCAGTCATCACCTTTGTTTGTTCAcatttttccaaaacaaacaaacaaacaaacaaacaaacaaaaaacagtacaatgTGGCATcatttacagttacattttactTTGCTAACAAAAAGGTAAGTAAATTAAGaagcaagtaaataaataaaagtgtctACGGTACGTGTTGTGTGTAATTGTGCATGCGTTTACGTATTTGTTTGTGTTACATTGTTGCGCTGAATTGTAGTTTAAACATGTACGAATAGTTTAGGCTAGAAAAAAACTGAATTTCAGGAGAGacttcttttcttttaatgtggCAACATTAGGACCCTGGAGACTCGTCTACAGTAACCCGCAGGGTATTCATTTCCAGAAACCACCTCCAGAAACCACTCCCCGCTGGCTTGGGCATCTCAGGTGTCCGTGGCTGCCGCTGCGCTGGGAAAGAACCAAGGAGCCTGCACCTCCAACCCCCACGCCCGCTTCTGGGATCCATGGCTGGGCCCTCATCGGAGAGCTAGCCCCCCTTGTGCCGTTTTGCCCGATGCTTGGACGCGAAGGCGAGGACCGGCTGCCACCATGAACGACAGGTTCCACAGAGCGGCCCGCGACGGCTACCTGGACCTGCTGAAGGAGGCCACCAGGAAAGAACTGAACGCACCGGACGAGGATGGGATGACACCCACCCTGTGGGTCGCCTACCACGGCAACCTGGAGGCGCTGCGGCTCATAGTGGCCAGGGGGTAAGTTTAGAAGAGAAACGAATTCAATTTAAAGAACATGCAATCTAACCTATTTGTTAAGCATATTGCCACATTATTTCACATAATGCTTATGCTGAGAGTATATATTGATGCCAGCTATAACCAGTTTGaacagtatgtatgtattgtgAATCTATCATTTATGTAAAGATagtgtactgtacatatgtttaaaatacatttgttattgaAAAAAGTCTATCTGTATATTGCATCTTGTAGTTGCCTCTTTATGTAATGGTACTAACCCATTGCATGCATTACTAATCTAGCACAAAGCAGACTCATATCTGATATTAGCAAAGAAAGCCCAATAGACCATGATACATGCTTGTATACATACATTAGGTAACCTCATAGCATAACAGAACAATGAGAAGCTGGCCCTGCTGCCACTCTCTGCCCCGACAGTGTATCAGTGTGATTGGAAATATGAAACAGGAGGCCGGTGTAGATCATTAGCCTGTGTTTGGATTGTTGATGTTGTAACCCGTGAGGCACGGTTACCTTGCCACCAGGGCTGCCTGTTTCTAGGTATAATGAATAAGAGGAAGCATTTCGATCAGAGGCTTGCTGTGCCACTGCTGTCACCCTGGCACAGCAAGCAGTTTGGAGGGCTCTGGTTTTAGGTAACATGCCTGCAACATGTTCAgcattgttctggagggatacgtGACTCAAGATTACCACAACTGCCCAATTGTGTGGTTGGTGTTTTGATGTCAATAAGTGAAAGCCTCCAAATTCAAGCTTGAAGTAAAAGGTATGAAAGACCAGTGAAATACCCAACCTTGCTCCCAGGCCCTTTGGCAAGTAATCactggttgtaaaaaaaaaatgaaataacctATGTAAACACAACTGTCTTTacctgttttgtatttctgttccACCTCCTTGCCACTGTTTATGATTAATTCAGAATATCTGCAAGCAAACAATTACTTTTCCCTCTGTCACTGTCCTGTTAGCTTCCAATGAAGTCTGACGATATCATTTCTACAGCAACTGATTATGCTGTCATCAGATTCTTTTATGTTGGCATACGTAGACAAGAGGTGGCAAGTTCTGATTGGGCGGAAAGGTGTTGTTTAAGCTCTTGCTTTTCATGCAGTTCTGAAACACACAAATGCATGATGAAAACATAGTATTTTTGGAATAAAATGAACCCAGACGATTTGAGAAAGCAATGTGTTTCCTTGAGCAGATTCCGTATGAATGCAGTGAGAAATTTCACTCTGTGTACACTAGACTAGCcttgtccatggtgctgaaataCTGTAGTGTAGCAATTTAACATTAGCTGGATAGTGGGGTCTTTCTTATGCAGTGCATTGCTCTTAGTGGCCATACACAGTAtttgctgaataataataataataataataataataataataataataataataaataataataataataatactggatAAAAGTGAGAAATACATTTTGAGGTTAATATCCTTCAAgatttcttttgcattttccattATCAATGCAGTATTTTGAAGGTCGGTTTTACAATACTCACAATACtttaaatatt
This window harbors:
- the LOC121295462 gene encoding proton channel OTOP3-like, with translation MAGEHKEAGELDIPSVKKEGSKQKQGSPHPSKGSGWALSRGRLLSGLFALNLLFLGAALVIGRVFNPSGLRYEQPLFFIALLMGLSLLWMIWYLIRARWQPGIEPHTDHHAGTVLMKGALLLFAACSLLLHVFKMGYHVSKWECTPVIKALYPFIEALFVIVQTHLLWVHSKDCSQDQKNFTRSGLVLTLTTDLLLWFAAVTDETVHLEMEVKKEEGVLHDTYVGMFNISRCQCGPDPVCASFKNGYKVLFPFNMEYSLTAGCMLYVMWKNVGRRVEPHPPTPSGRLQLGASKIILGPFLGVMALLSGIFIFTVYQVKVGRATGRQLAFVLFYSYQLVVLPAMSLCSLAGVVICKLEEKALDASLNPTRRLDALLLVGAALGQFSISYFSLVAALTTGLSGLLQSLELSYSLLSLNELLLQTLFIIEGLHRHPSAGEGEGSCRGAGEGYGSLSGKEGTQQLNLEIKVELASSRLNWRKRVLKEISAFLVLTNIMLWVIPAFGAHPQFENGVGKAFYGFSFWFILLNLSQPLGVFYRMHSMRGLLEVVFTD
- the LOC121295799 gene encoding proton channel OTOP2-like; amino-acid sequence: MMEGNQSKIAAASPSGVSSEPAGQELPMQTLGYYSQPPSPNPPSSPLQKSRNSIRLLSGILAVNILLLGSALVCGAAFSKVKVLSDEEMHIYLTILLILTTAWMIFYMVHTTSRPQAVLYKDSHAGPIWLRGGLVLFGVASLIMDVFKIGHSTGQLNCESPVKVTFPLVQLVFVVVQTYFLWVHSKDCVQKQSNITGCGLMLTLATNLMLWMSAVTDESLHQTGEEASKHNESFSHLRDGSMFFKAGGSGCKCTHSACEIFKNGFYYLYPFNIEYSLFASAMTYVMWKNIGRQIDDCSHHKISFRAKGIVFGATVGLLVVIAGLGVFIVYEVEVTRDTSKERVLIMYYIFSIIGLILMSLASLAGSIIYRFDKRTVVSTKNPTRSLDVALLLGAALGQFLISYFSIVAIVAEKTTRTINILNLTCSLLIILQLCLQNIFIIEGLHKQPYHAEPPVVSMVFINEGTSRSNLPSHKNDHDEPSPAENSLELSINSSTTHSSSSRMSWKRQAIKEMSVFLLLCNVIFWIIPAFGARPQFDNGLEELFYGFSIWVAIVNIGLPFGIFYRMHSVASLFEVYLTS